The Oscillatoria acuminata PCC 6304 genomic interval TGATCAGGTGAGCGGGGTTGGAGGGCGATCGCACTCAAGAAGGGGATTCCCAATGAGGCGATCGCGCTTCTATCCAGGGGTTACTCTTGGACCTGATGGGTTCTTAACCACTCGTCTAACTCCCCAATCCCTTGAAAATCCAACAGCATTTCCCCCAGGGACTCTAATTGAGGGATAGACAGGGCACGAATTCCCGAAATTTGCTCAGGACTCAGCACCCCAAAACGGCGAGAGAGTAAACGTAAAATCAGATTCACCTCCCCCTCTTGCTGCCCTTCTTGGCGTCCTTCTTGGCGTCCTTCTTGGCGTCCAATGTCCAGAACTTCTCGATAGAAACGAGTTTGAGTTACATTCGCTTCTCTGAGATTCAACATATTGTGTAGCTCCTCGATACTCAAATTAGGGAACTTATTGACCAGTATAGCCTCTACCAAATCCAAGTATTTTTGAAATTCTATCGGCGTTTGAGCGCGACTTAAAATAGATTGGGCGACCTGACTGGCTTTCGACTTGGGCACGACAATTAACTGAAGCAGAGACAAATTGGGACTTAGATTGTCTACAGAGCGCAAATCTTCCAGATATAACCGGGTGACCACTCCCGATAACAAGCATTGATAGGGAGCGGTTGCGCCTAAATCTAACTTTCGGCTTTTTAGGATTAACAAGCCTTGCCAGGGTCGAACCACTTCATGATGCAGCAGATAAAGAAAAATACCCCCGAAGTAGCGCCTATAAAATGTGGAATCTTTTCCCATTTGGGCTTCTAAAAACACCAGAGGTAAGCTGATATCGTTGGATACTGGAGTCAGCAATCCATCCAGTCGGACTTCTTTTTCTTTAACCACAGGCGCACTATAGTCAAATTCACAGTCTGGGGGAATTTCTGGTAAGAGTTCAGAAAGTAGACTGGGCTGATTTAAGAAAATCCGATAAAAGAGTTTATCTGTTTTCATGATTTCCAGGGTTACCGACGGTTCACAACCCAGTGACCACAGATCAACCGGGTTTTATCCTACCCCAAATATAAATTGTTTTTGGTCATTTTTCACCCTAGGTTTGTTAATTTTTTTTTACGAATTATTCAGTCATTTTACTATCAGTATCCGATAACC includes:
- a CDS encoding DUF2887 domain-containing protein → MKTDKLFYRIFLNQPSLLSELLPEIPPDCEFDYSAPVVKEKEVRLDGLLTPVSNDISLPLVFLEAQMGKDSTFYRRYFGGIFLYLLHHEVVRPWQGLLILKSRKLDLGATAPYQCLLSGVVTRLYLEDLRSVDNLSPNLSLLQLIVVPKSKASQVAQSILSRAQTPIEFQKYLDLVEAILVNKFPNLSIEELHNMLNLREANVTQTRFYREVLDIGRQEGRQEGRQEGQQEGEVNLILRLLSRRFGVLSPEQISGIRALSIPQLESLGEMLLDFQGIGELDEWLRTHQVQE